TCGGTGTTGCCGCTGGGGGGCGGGCTGGCGTCGGACGGGCCCTGGTGTTGATCCGAATCCTGGGCCTGGGCGGAGGACACCAGGAGCAGCGTGGCGAGGACGAGCCACCGCGCGGGAGGAAAGGCCGGCTTCATGGCAGGTCCATCTCCGCGTCCAGGCGCCAGCGCATGCCTTGTTCGAACTTCGAGTCCTGGGTCTCGAAAACCTCCAGGTTGCGCAGACAGTCGCGCAGCCACGGGGGGCTGTTCGCCCGCCACTTCACCTCGAGCAGGATGGCGGGGGCGTGACGGATGAGCCGCTCGGGCATGGCGGGCGCTCCCGGTCCGGTGGGCCGGGGCGGAAGGGCGAACACGAGATCCTCGTCCACGGTGAAGCGCACGCTGGCGTCGGCGTTCGCGTGGGTGCCGCGCCGGTACCAGGCCGTCACCCAGGGCCTGACGGGGCCATGGGGACTGTCGCGCAGCAACCGGGCCGCCGCGCTGTCCTCGTCGAGGGATCCACCCGCCAACAGGGCCACCGCTTCGCCCGGGGACACGGGGATGCGGACCTTGGTGCGCCGCTGACCCGTGTTGGTCTTCATCTCCAGGTAGCGCGTGCCGGTGAGCACGGGGGGCTCGGACAGGGAGGCACTTCCCGCGTACTCCCGGAGCCGCAGCCGCTGCGTATGTCCATGGCGGCACGAGTCCAGGAAGCGCAGATCCTCGGTGTCGAAGTAGGTCGTCCGCGTGAAGGCGAATGGCAGGCGGGCGTCGTACACACAGGGTTGGGTCCAGGGGCGGGTGGCCCGCATGAAGTCCTCCAGCGCCGTGCGGGAGGGCAGGAAGCGCCGCTCATGGTCCTGCTGCGACGCGAGGGGGGGGGAGGGGAGGGAGGGACTCATGCGGGCCACCGCGCTCATGGAGTGGCTCCCAGGGCTGCCTTGACCTCACCCTGACGCCGGGCGGCGAAGCCCAGCAGCCCGTTGGTGCCGCTGAACGCGTCGATGAACGCCTGGGGCGAGCTCAGGAAGGTGTAGCCCGGCTGCTCGGCGTTCTCGCCCACCACCCAGGGAGTGATGAGCTCATGCGCCGCGCGCAGGCGGGCCTGGAACGGCTCCGGTGCCATCACCCCGTTCGCGGCCTCCAGCGCGTACCTCGTGTAGTCGGCCTTGTAGGTGGGGTCGTCGAGCAGGTAGCGGATGAGTGGCCAGGTGGCGTCGGTGGTGTCGTACGTCAGGGACGTGGACCGGCCCATGCCCTCGCCCATGGAGCGATCATGGTCCCAGGTAATCCAATGCAGCCGGCCGTTCTCCTGGGAGTGGGCGTAGAGATAGTAGTTGTGGGACATGGCGCCGTAGGCGTCCCAGTTCTGGACCACGGTGTTGACCGCGAGCCACTTGAGGAAGCCCTGCACGTTCAGCTTCTGCTCGAGGCGCGCGCGCCAGGCAGCCGCGTCGCTCCGGTCGGAGTGGAGGGCGTTGATGGCTTCCTGCACGGGAGTCCAGCCAATCTCCTCGTTGGCCTGGATGTCGAAGGACGCCTCGTCGAAGGTGCCCCAGCGGGCGCCGGTGCCATCGGCCTCGTAGAGCGCGCCCTTGTGTTCCCCGAAGTAGCCGTCGAGCAGCGAGTTGTTGTCGATGTCCTCGTCGAGCGTATAGAGGCCCCAGTACTGGGTGCCCTCGCCATGGTCCACGTACAGGGCGACGAAGGCGGTGCGGGGCGCGGGCACACCGGACTCGCGGAAGATGTCCGAGGCGATCTTGTCGCGCATGAGCGACGCGTCGGCCGCGCCATTGCCCAGCGACAGCGTCTTGAAGCCGTAGAAGCGCTGATCCTGCGTCTCGGGATGCTCATCCTCGAACTTGTCGAAGTTCAGACGCAGCGGCAGCTTGGACACACCGCTGCGCCAGGTCTGCGCCAGCGAGGAATTGCCCTTCATGCGCACGCCGATGTAGGGCCAGGTCTTGCCCTCGAACTTGAAGGTCGCGGGCACGTAGACGGGCGTGTTGGGGATGATGTCCCCGCCGCCGCCCCCACCCGGAGCGCCACCGCCACCGCCACCGAACTGTGGCCTGCAGATGAGTTGCGCGCCGCCCGGACCCTGCTCACAGGTACTGGTGAAGGTGTTTCCCTGGAAGGTGGCGGTGCAGGCGTCTCCCGCGGCCTTGTCCACGCACGGCTCGGTGAGCTCCACGGGAATCTGCCCGCCTCCCGGGCCTCCACCGCCTCCACCGGGGCCGCCTCCACCGCCTCCCGGGCCCATGCCACCGCCCGCGCCGAACTCGCCCGCCATGGCGGTCATGTCGTCCTGCATCTTCTGCCAGTCCGCGGGGGCGATGATGAGGTCGAACCTCTTCACCTGCTCCTGGGGAAAGACGACGGCATAGGCGGGAGCGGCGTTCTTGCCGTGGGACTCCTCGCTCCATCCCTCGATGGGCTCGGTGCCTCCACACGCGGAGGTGAAGGTGAAGACGACGGTGGCGAATGCGCCAAGGCGCGGACTTCGGTGCATGAGGGTCCTCTCGGAAGGAAACGGGGGTTCCTTCGCCAGGGCGGGCGGTGGGCCTGCCCTGGCGTCACGAGTGGCCACCCTGGAGCGTGCCAGTGACCCCTTCTTTACGCGTTTGTGACGAAATATTTTCGAAATGGGGGATTGACGCGCAGCCGGACCCCACGGTGGTGCTCCGGGGGTTCTGGGTTCATTCCTCGGGCCCTGCGCGGCCCGTTTCCATCATGGCGCCATGGGGGTGACGGTGTTGGACGCCCAGAGCGGGCCGCCCGCCGAGTCGTAGATCACGAGGTTTCCATCGTTCTGCACATAGAACATGGCGCCCCCCTGGCCAGCGGTGCGGGTTTGCCACAGGATCTGCCCGGCTGAATCGTATTCAACGAGGTTTCCATCCTGTTGGAACAACACTTCGGCCGCCGTGCTTCCTACCGTGCCCGTGGAGAAGAGGGGCGTGGAGCCATGGTACAAAACCAGATTGCCATCGTTCTGCAACGTCAGTGAGAAACGGCCATCGCAAGACACCAGGCTCTGTCCTCTCGACAAGCCCTGGCCCGGAGACAGGGCTCCGCATTCAGTGGGCGGCTGCACCGGGGGCAGAGGCGTGGAGGGCGGCGCGGTGAAGAGGCCGAGGTCGACTGCATTGGCGATGGCCGCCAGGCCAGCGACGTTCGGGTGCAGGTGGTCTCCGGTGTCGAATGCCGGCAAGAACCAGGTGGGCTTCGCCGGGTCATGCGTGGCCGTGTCCTGGTCGATCACCGCGTCACAGCCGCTCGCCGCGCTGCGCACGAAGCTGTTGAACTGCTGGCGGACCTGCTCCTGGCTGGACGTCCATCCCGTGGTGCCTTCATACGGCGTCAGCGTCGAGCAGAAGAACTCGATCTGGTTCTGATGGGCCTTGGCGATGAGGCGCTTGAGCACGTCGATGAGCTGCGTGGCCGTCGGCTGCGGCGACGCCATCAGATCGTTGATGGGATCGTCGGAATAGATGACCCAACGGACGCCCGGTTGATCCAGCACGTCGGTGTCGAACCGGTGCTCGGCGCTCAACCCGGCGCCATCGGCCAGACTGCGGTTGCCGCTGATGCCTTGATTGAGAACGCCGACTTGAATGCCTTGTTGCAGCAGGCGTTTCGCCAGGACGTTGGGCCAGCGGTCATTGCCATTGAAATTGCTGCCCACGCCATCGGTGATCGACGCGCCCAGGGTGACCACGCTGCCCAACGCCTGGGGGTTCTGCACGTCCAGGTTGGTGAGGAGGTAGTAGCTGCCGGTGGTACTCACGTTGCTCAGGTTCACGCTGCTTCCCACATCGCCAGGGGCGATGTAGTTGGTCTGCTGGCCCGTCTGGTGCGTCGTGGCCGGGCCCGTCGCAGCGGGCAGGTACATGCTGATGGCCACATCTCCAAACGCTGGCACCTGGAACTGGATCGGATCGCTGGTCAGCCTGGCCCCGACCGGGATCGTGATTTGCGTGCTCCCACCGAAGGTGATGGCGCGATCGGTCCCGGACACGATCGACGAACCATTGCCTCGTAGCGCGATGCGCACGTTGGAGATCCGCAACGGCTGCGAGCCGAACTGGTTGGACACTTCCACGCGCACGACCGACCCGCCAATGCTGGTGCGCACGATCTGGCGCAGTGTCTGCGCATTGAAGGTGTCACCGCTTGCCTGTGGAGACACGGCCCAGGTTCCCACCCACCCGTCGATCACCGCCGCTTTTCCGTGTCCAACGGCCTGGCCGCTGTGTACGGCACAGGCCATCAATAGCGTGGTCTTGGCGAATTGGCGGAACCAAGATGGAAAATGATTCTTGCTCATTCTGTTCTCCCATTCATCAGTGGCTGAATAAAGGGTCAGCCGAGGCGGCCTCCTGCCCCTGTACCTCATGATGAGTAATGAGAACAGAACCAACTCCTTCCTCTCATCGGCTGAGAATTCCTCCAGGCTCGGCCTCATCCATGGGAATGAGAAACAGAGTGTTTGTAATGGTACGGTGAAGTGGCTCAGGGAGGGAGAGGAATGTGATGGTGTTGGAATCTGATTGACTTCCCGGTTCATCTATTGGGGAATTCAAGTAAAACCAGTTGAATCGGGAGTCGCGGAATGCGAATCAGCGCGCCGTGGTGGATGAGCAGGTTGTTGGCGGTCTGGCTCGGAGTCTTGTTGGGAGTTGGCTGTGGGCAGCCGGGTGGTGCTTCCGAAGAGCCGGAGGTGCTGGACTCTTCCCTGCTGGGTCCGTGGGCTCGAGCCCGTGTCGCCGCGGGAATGGATCATTCCCTGGTCGTGCGTCTGGATGGATCGGTCTGGGCGGCGGGTGACAATTCGGACGGCCAATTGGGGGATGGGACCACGGTCTCTCGCCACGTGCCGGTGCGAGTACGCGGGTTGCGAGGAGTGGTGGCCGTGGCCGCCGGCACCGGCCATTCACTGGCACTGCGCCATGACGGCAGCGTGTGGGCCTGGGGCAACAATGCCTTTGGCCAGTTGGGGGACGGAACCTCGGACAGCCACTCCGAGCCGGTGCGGGTGCGAGGGTTGAGCGGAGTGACGGCCGTATCCGCGGGCGAGGGCCATTCACTGGCACTGCGCCATGACGGCAGCGTGTGGGCCTGGGGCGACAATGCCTTTGGCCAGTTGGGAGACGGAACCTCGGACAGTCACTCCGAGCCGGTGCGGGTGCGAGGGTTGAGTGGAGTGGTGGCCGTGTCCGCGGGCGACAATCACTCGCTGGTGCTGCGCTCGGATGGCTCCGTCTGGGCGTGGGGCGACAACAGCTCCGACCAACTGGGGGGAGCTCCTGGAGATCAAAGCTATTCCGTGCCATGGCGGTTGGAAGACCTGAGTGGGGTGGTGGCCGTGGTCGCGGGTGGTAATCACTCCCTGGCGGTGCGTTCCGACGGCAGCGTGTGGGCCTGGGGCGACAACTTCGCCGGCCAGTTGGGAGACGGAAACATCCTGACCACCCGCTGGCTGCCGCGGCAGGTCCAGGGGTTGAGCGGGGTGGTGGCCGTGTCCGCGGGCTGGGCCCACTCGATGGTGGTGCTCTCCGACGGGACCGTGTGGACCTGGGGCAACAACACCTCTGGCCAGTTGGGCAACGGCATCTCGGTGGCGTACGGCGCCCTGCCGGAGCAGGTGCAAGGATTGCGCGGGGTGATGGCCGTGGCGGCTGGCGGTCTCTACTCGCTGGCGCTGCGCTACGACGGCACCCTGTGGGCCTGGGGCTCCAACGACCATGGCCAGCGCGGAGATGGTTCCACGGTCTATCTCTCCTCGTCGGTGCGGGTGCGAGGGCTGAGCGGGGTGGTGGCCATGGCCGCGGGCTCCGCCCACTCCCTGGCGGTGCGTTCCGACGGCACCCTGTGGGCCTGGGGGGCCAACTACTACGGCCAACTGGGGGATGGGACCCGGGAGGATCACATCACCCCGAAGCGGGTGCAGGGGCTGAGCGGAGTGGTGGCCGTGGCCGCGGGGGACGGTCACTCGCTCGCGCTGCTCGCCGACGGCACCGTGTGGACCTGGGGCTACAACCAAGAGGGTCAGCTGGGGCATGGCTCCACGAACGCCAGCCCCGTGCCGCTGCATGTGCGAGAGCTGAGCGGGGTGGTGGCCGTGGCCGCGGGGGCACTGCACTCGCTGGCGGTGCTCTCCGATGGCTCCGTGTGGACCTGGGGCTACAACAGACAGGGCCAGCTGGGAGATGGCAGCCTGATCAGCAGCGCCGAGCCGGTGCGGGTACAGGGGCTGAGCGGGGTGGCCGCCGTGTCCGCTGGCCTCAACCACTCGCTGGCGAGGGGCACCGATGGCAGCGTGTGGGCCTGGGGCGGCAACTCCTTCGGCCAACTGGGAGAGGGCACCACGAGCAACGCCCTGGTGCCGGTGCGGGTGCGGGGGTTGAGCGGGGTGGAGACAATCTCCGCTGGCTTCAACCACTCGCTGGCGAGGGGGGCCGATGGCGGCGTGTGGGCCTGGGGCGGCAACTACACCGGTCAACTGGGAGATGGGACCACGAGCAACAGTTCCGTGCCGGTACGGGTGCAGGGGCTGAGCGGAGTGACGACCCTGTTCGCTGGCCTCAACCACTCGCTGGCGGTGCGCACCGACGGTTCCGTGTGGGCCTGGGGCATCAACTCCTTTGGCCAGTTGGGAGATGGGACCACGAACACCAGTTTCGTGCCGGTACAGGTGCGGGGGCTGAGCGGGGTGAAGACGGTAGCCGCTGGTTCTCTTCACTCGCTGTCCGTGGGCTCCGACGGCTCCATGTGGTCCTGGGGGAACAACCACTACGGCCAGTTGGGCCATGGGCTTCCCGGAAGATCTCCCACCCCCGTTCGCTCCCTGCTGTATTGAGGGGCGGTGGTGGAGGGATAGAGAGCTGCCCCACGGGGCTCCGGGGCGCGCCCGGTCCCCCGCGGGGTGTCTACTTCCTCGCTGGATGGCGATCAGACTTCCTCGTCCGGCATGAGCGTACGCAGCAACTCGTCGTCGGGACCCAGCGGCCGCCAGCCGGGCGGCGGCGGGGTGGTGCGGAGCGCTGTCATGACCCGCTCGGCTCGTTTCCTATGCGTCTCTGGGGTGAAGCCGAACCAGAAGGCGAGTGCCTGGGCGACTTCGAAGCGGTTTGCCTCGTCCATCACGGTTGGCCAACCACCGGGGAGGCTTTCGGAAAGCTCGCGCACGAATTGGCTACGCACCAGGCGTGTGACCTGGTGACTTTGCTCCGCCTCGGCCACCAGACCGCTGAAAATCTGCACTGCGCTGATGTCGGCCTCGCCCAGTTCCTCGGCAAGCGCAACCAGCGAGATGGTAGGGCGCGCTTCGGCGAAGGCGGTGAGCGAATCAAACCCACGCTCGCGGACTCGCTCGTACAAGCGCACCTTCCAGTTGTCTTCCCAGGAAGAGCCCCTGTTCATCGCCCTCTCCTGGGGATGAAGTTCATCGGAAGGTTATAGCGCTTCATGGCTTTGGCGACGAGTCTCAGGATTTCGTTCGGCGTCAACATCCGGCCTGCTTCGGTTTCTGCTTTGCTCAGTACGTCCATGATCATCCGGTTCCATTCGTTGGGCCATGTGCGGCCCAGACGCCAGTTGCCACCCCCATGGATCGCCTCATGTTTTGCCCGCTCCAGATTGACGCAGAACCGGTCGATGCTCATCTCGCCGGTGAATCCGCGCTTCTCGAACCACTCGCGAAACTCTCGCGGTAGGACGTGGTGTTCTGGTGGTTCGGCCATGCCGGCTCCCGTTCTGCCCGTCACGTGCATGCCACGCACCTCGGGCCCATCGCCCAGCGCTTCGCGAACGCCCGGCGGCAACTTGTCGTGCGCCTTCGCCATCATCACCTGGCCAGCCTGAATCCGGACGGCGGCGCTGACGACAGGGAGGGAGAGCACCCCCGCTTGCACCAGTCGGTGCATCATCTCCACCCACTCGGCGGAGACGACCACCCGTGTGCCCAGCATCACTCCGTTGGAGCCCACCACGAGGCCCATGCCGAGCGTCGCGGGTGCGGCCCGTGGCAGAGATGGCAGCGAGAACCGTATGGCCGATAGCAGCGTGAGCGCCTCAATGGACTCCTTCAGCACCCGCAGCTTCTCGATGTTCTCCGCGGTCATACGCACGGACTCGCGGGTCGCAACGAATTCGTTGGTGAGGTGGCCTACCAACGCGGGCAAGTCGGTTGCCGCTGCCTCCAAAGGTTCCGGCTCCAGAGAGGAAAGTGCTTGCATCGCGGGCTCGAGCATCTTCTGAGCGCGGTCCATGTTCGCGAACAGACTCTCCACGTTGTAGGAGGGGTACTGTTCGAGCACGACGTCGGCGAGGTTGAGGAAGTCGAACCAGACGGCGAGTAGGAAGGCGCCCATCATGGTTGCCTCGAGCCGTGGGCCGGCGAGACGCAGGAGGGCGAGCTGCATGTCTGGGTCATCCACTTCCGAAGCGGCGTGAGTCAGCCGGGTGGCGGCAGTGAGTCCGGCGTCAATCCACCGCAGTTGACGTTCCCCATAATCAACGTAGGGGACGAATACTCCGGAGGCCTTACCGACGATGCCCTGCCTGCTGGCCCTGAGCCTGGAGAGCTCGTCGGATGCACGGCGGGTGGTGCCGGACACGTCGCGAAGGGCACCCAGAAACGCCAGGTGTGTCGCGAGGGCGCTCTGCCTCACAGCCCCCTCATCGCTGCCTGGGCTCATCGTTGGCACGGCCTCTCGGGAGCCGCGACGAGGGTGTAACCGCTCCGATGTATCGGGTTCGGACGTAGGGAACGCAGCAGAGGCGAGGGCGGGTGGGGACTCGCCGCTCGGTGCTTCGGACAACGCGGACCCGGTGGTCTCGCGGGGCGTGTAGCTCAGGTTCACGCCCCGGCCGGATGGTGGCGTCAGCGACGCACAGCCGGTGGATGACAGGGCCGTGACAATCAGCAGGCCCACCCCAAGGACGCCTGGCAAGTCAGTTCTCATATCGGCAGCATGCCCACCGCAGCGTTGCTGGCCACCGTGGCTGCTATAGGGGAACCCTCCGCGACGTCTGGCGCTGAACTGCGTCGAGTGCTGTTCCTGCCCTGGGCGCGGGTGGCGGTGAAGGTGGTCCCTTGGAGGAGTCCGGGGGCTGGGACGTCCGTGGATTCGCTTGACCCCCTATCTTCCGACCGATAGGTAAGGCCCCGCCCGACGAACCGAGGAGGCGCGGCGGGATGAGTCGGTCTGGAGGGGAGCGGCTTTTTCGCCGCCGGGGCCGTGGGTTGTGGCCTTCCCGCCTGACCGCGAGCATCCGCGTGGCCGGCACGCCTTGGCTTGGTTCACCACCCTTGTCCGTTGCCCAGGTCCTGGCCCGTCCAGGAACGCTCCATGCACTCCGATCGAAACCGGACTCCCTTCTTCTCCGCCCTTGCTCTCATGTCCGTCCTGGGAGCCGGGGCCTGCAAGTCCTCTGAAGCGCCCCCTCCGGCCGCTCCCCCGGCCGTGGAGGTGGGCGCGATCACGGTGCGGCCCTCGACCATTCCGGTGCTCGATGAACTGCCGGGGCGCATCGCTCCGACACGGGTCGCCGAGGTGCGTCCGCGCGTCTCCGGCATCATCGTCGAGCGCGTCTTCCGGCAGGGTGGCAGCGTGAAGGCGGGGGACGTGCTCTTCAAGATCGACTCCTCGCTGTTCGAGGTCGAACGCGCGAGCGCCAGGGCCGTGCTGGTCAAGGCCGAGGCCACGGCCGCGGAGGCGCGCCAGCAGGGGGAGCGGGGCGAGAAGCTCATGGCCAGCGGTGTCATCACCCAGGAGCAGCACGAGGCGCTCCGGGCGGCGCTCCAGCGGGCCGAGGCCGATGTCGCCGTGGCCCGGGCGGCGGTGCGCCGCGCGGAAATCAATCTGGACTACACGACGATCCGCGCGCCCATCAGCGGGAGGATCGGCCGGGCCCTGGTGACGGAAGGTGCCCTGGTGAGCCAGGGAGATCCCACGGCGCTCGCGGTCATCCAGCAGCTCGATCCCATCTACGCGGACTTCACCCAGCCCGCGATGGAGCTCCACCGTCTGCGCCAGGCGTTCAAGGACGGGCGCATCCAGGGCGTCACCTCCGATCAGGCCAACGTCCGGCTGGTGCTCGACGATGGCTCCTTCTACGCGAAGCCGGGCAAGCTGCTCTTCTCGGACGTGACGGTGGATCCCGGCAGCGGCCAGTTGACGCTGCGGGGCGAGTTCCCCAATCCGGACGCCGAGCTTCTTCCGGGCATGTACGTGCGGGGACAGGTCGAGCAGGGCTCGCTGAGCGAGGCGCTCGCCGTGCCCCAGCAGGCCATCCAGCGGGACAACGCGGGCAAGTCCCAGGTCTTCGTGGTCGCGCCCAATGGCACCGCCGAGGTGCGCCCGGTGCGCACCTCCCGCGTCTACCAGAACCAGGCGGTGATCCAGGAGGGCCTCAAGGCGGGCGATCAGGTCATCGTCGAGGGCTTCCAGAAGATCGCCGCGGGCGCACCGGTCAAGCCGGTGGCGTGGACCGCGCCTGGAACCGACGTCACTCCCTCCCAGCCTCGATAGGGCCCACCGCCATGCCTCGTTTCTTCATCGACAGGCCCATCTTCGCCTGGGTCATCGCGCTGTTCATCATCATGGCGGGCGTGCTCGCCATCCCCAACCTGCCGGTGGCGCAGTACCCCAGCGTGGCGCCGCCGCAGATCACCATCTCGACCTTCTACCCGGGCGCGTCTCCCGAGGATCTCTACCAGAGCGTCACGCGCATCATCGAGGAGGAGCTCAACGGCACGAAGTCGTTGCTCTACTTCGAGTCGAGCAGTGACGCGACGGGGGCGGTCTCCATCACCGCGACGTTCGCGCCGGGGACGGATCCCGCCCTGGCCGCCGTCGATCTCCAGAATCGGGTCAAGCGGGTCGAGCCGAGACTGCCGCTCGCCGTGTCGCAGCAGGGCTTGCAGATCGAGGAGGCGGGCAGTGGCTTCCTCCTGATGGTGACGCTGCGGTCCACCGACGGCTCCTTCGACGAGATCGGCCTCGGGGATTACCTCTCGCGCAACGTGCTCAATGAGTTGCGGCGCATTCCGGGCGTGGGCCGGGCGCAGCTCTTCTCCTTCGAGCGCGCCATGCGCATCTGGGTGGATCCGAACAAGTTGCAGGGTCTGGGCCTGTCCTCCCAGGACGTGACGAACGCCATCCGCTCGCAGAACGCCCAGGTGGCGGCGGGCTCGCTCGGCGCGCAACCCGGGCCGGTGACCCAGCAGGTCACGGCGACCGTGCTGGTGAAGGGCCAGCTGACCTCGCCGGAGGAGTTCGGTGCGATCGTGCTGCGCGCGAACGCGGATGGTTCCTCCGTGCGCCTGCGGGACGTGGCCCGCGTGGAGCTGGGTGGGCAGAGCTATGCCATCTCCTCGCGGCTCAATGGCCAGCCGAGCGCGGCCATCGGTGTCCAGCTGTCCCCCACGGGCAATGCGCTCGCCACCTCGACGGCGATCCGCGCGAAGATGGAGGAGCTGTCCCGGTTCTTCCCGAAGGGCGTCGAGTACGACGTTCCCTATGACACGGCCCCGTTCGTGGGCGTGTCGATCAAGAAGGTCCTCGTGACGCTCGTCGAGGCGGTGCTCCTGGTCTTCCTGGTGATGTTCCTGTTCCTCCAGAACATCCGCTACACCATCATCCCCACGATCATCGTCCCCATCGCCCTGCTCGGCACCTGCGCGGTGATGTTCGCGATGGGCTTCTCCATCAACGTGCTGACCATGTTCGCCATGGTGCTCGCGATCGGCATCCTCGTGGACGACGCCATCGTGGTGATCGAGAACGTGGAGCGCATCATGAGCGAGGAGGGCCTGTCTCCGCGCGAGGCCACGCAGAAGGCCATGAAGCAGATCACCGGGGCCGTCATCGGCATCACGCTCGTGCTCAGCGCCGTCTTCGTGCCCATGGCCTTCTTCCCCGGCTCCGTCGGCGTCATCTACAAGCAGTTCTCGCTGACGATGGTGGTGTCCATCCTGTTCTCGGCGCTGCTCGCGTTGTCGTTGACGCCGGCGCTGTGCGCGACCTTCCTGAAGCCCGTCGCCAAGGGGCATGCGCACGCGCGCACGGGGTTCTTTGGCTGGTTCAACCGGGGCTTCGAGCGCACGTCCCACGCCTATCGTGGACTGGTGGGCCGCACCCTGAATCGCGCGGGCCGGTTCATGCTCGTCTACGTCGCGGTGTTCGCGGCGCTCGGCTGGCTGTTCGTCCAGCTCCCCTCGTCCTTCATCCCTAGCGAGGACCAGGGCTTCATCATCCTCGGGGTGCAGGCGCCGCCGGAAGCCACGGTCAACCGGACGTTGGACGTGGTGGTGCAGATGGAGAAGTCGCTGCTGGCGGAGCCGGGAGTGGACCGGGTCGTGGCCATCCTGGGCTTCAGCTTCTTCGGCCAGGGGCAGAACGCGGCCTTGAGCTTCGCGACGCTCAAGCCCTGGGATCAGCGGGGTGCTCAGGACGGAGCGGAGGCCATCGCCGGGCGGATGAACGGGGCGCTGTCGGCGGTGCGGGATGCGTTCGTCTTCGCGCTCTCTCCTCCGCCCATCGAGGGCCTGGGAACGTCGGGTGGCTTCTCCTTCCGCCTGGAGGACCGGGGCGGCATGGGTCAGGAGGCGCTCGCCGCCGCGAGGGATCAACTCCTGGCGGCCGCCGCCCAGAGTCCCGTCCTCTCCGGGGTGATGTTCGAGGGCCTGGCGAACGCGCCGCAGGTGGAATTGCGCATCGATCGCGAGAAGGCCAGCGCGCTTGGACTCACGTTCGCGGAGATCAATGAAACCCTCTCCACCAACCTGGGCTCGGCCTACTCCAATGACTTTCCCAACAGCGGCCGGATGCAGCGGGTGATCGTGCAGGCGGAGGGAAGCCGGCGCATGCAGCCGGAGGATCTCCTCGCGCTCAACGTGCGCAATCGCCAGGGCACCCCGGTGCCCCTGTCCGCCTTCGCCACGGTGGACTGGCGGGTGGGCGCCACCCAGGTCATCGGCTACAACGGCTATCCCTCGGCCCGCATCAGCGGCAACGCGGCTCCCGGCCATTCGAGTGGCGAGGCCCTCCTGGAAATGGAGCGCCTGGCGAGCCAGCTCCCGCGGGGGTTCGGCTTCGACTGGAGCGGGCAATCCCTTCAGGAACTCCAGTCGGGCTCGCAGGCCCCGTTCCTGATCGGCCTGTCCATGCTCTTCGTGTTCCTGTGTCTGGCCGCCCTCTATGAGAGCTGGTCCATTCCCGTGGCGGTGATGCTCGTCGTGCCCCTGGGCGTGCTCGGCTCGGTGCTGGCGGTCATGTTCCGGGGAATGAGCAACGACGTCTATTTCAAGGTCGGCCTCATCACCATCATTGGCTTGTCGGCCAAGAACGCCATCCTCATCATCGAGTTCGCCAAGGATCTCCGGGCGCAGGGCAGGTCCATCACGGACGCGGCGCTCGAGGCCGCGCAGCTGCGCTTCCGTCCCATCCTCATGACCTCGCTCGCCTTCACGCTGGGCGTGGTCCCGCTCGCCATCGCGAATGGGCCCGGCGCCGCCAGCCAGCGAGCCATTGGCACGGGGGTGCTCGGAGGAATGCTGTCCGCCACGGTGCTCGCGGTCCTCTTCGTGCCCATCTTCTACGTCTTCATCATGCGGCTGCTCAATCGGCGGGCCGTGGAGATCGAAACGTTACGATTGCCAGACGCCACGGATTGAACGGGCGGCGGTCTCCCGCCCGTGGGTTTTTCACGTTTATTTTGTGCGGTGGGCGACGACGCACTCCGGGTGCGGACTGTCTCCTCGCGCAGGCTTCCCGAGGGCGGGGTCTCCCGCCCGGTGGGTTCATGACCTGCTACATCCGCCGAATCGTGTCACCTGATGACGTTTGAGGCGGTTGGGATTCGAGGGC
Above is a window of Cystobacter fuscus DNA encoding:
- a CDS encoding RCC1 repeat-containing protein, whose amino-acid sequence is MRISAPWWMSRLLAVWLGVLLGVGCGQPGGASEEPEVLDSSLLGPWARARVAAGMDHSLVVRLDGSVWAAGDNSDGQLGDGTTVSRHVPVRVRGLRGVVAVAAGTGHSLALRHDGSVWAWGNNAFGQLGDGTSDSHSEPVRVRGLSGVTAVSAGEGHSLALRHDGSVWAWGDNAFGQLGDGTSDSHSEPVRVRGLSGVVAVSAGDNHSLVLRSDGSVWAWGDNSSDQLGGAPGDQSYSVPWRLEDLSGVVAVVAGGNHSLAVRSDGSVWAWGDNFAGQLGDGNILTTRWLPRQVQGLSGVVAVSAGWAHSMVVLSDGTVWTWGNNTSGQLGNGISVAYGALPEQVQGLRGVMAVAAGGLYSLALRYDGTLWAWGSNDHGQRGDGSTVYLSSSVRVRGLSGVVAMAAGSAHSLAVRSDGTLWAWGANYYGQLGDGTREDHITPKRVQGLSGVVAVAAGDGHSLALLADGTVWTWGYNQEGQLGHGSTNASPVPLHVRELSGVVAVAAGALHSLAVLSDGSVWTWGYNRQGQLGDGSLISSAEPVRVQGLSGVAAVSAGLNHSLARGTDGSVWAWGGNSFGQLGEGTTSNALVPVRVRGLSGVETISAGFNHSLARGADGGVWAWGGNYTGQLGDGTTSNSSVPVRVQGLSGVTTLFAGLNHSLAVRTDGSVWAWGINSFGQLGDGTTNTSFVPVQVRGLSGVKTVAAGSLHSLSVGSDGSMWSWGNNHYGQLGHGLPGRSPTPVRSLLY
- a CDS encoding VTC domain-containing protein yields the protein MSPSLPSPPLASQQDHERRFLPSRTALEDFMRATRPWTQPCVYDARLPFAFTRTTYFDTEDLRFLDSCRHGHTQRLRLREYAGSASLSEPPVLTGTRYLEMKTNTGQRRTKVRIPVSPGEAVALLAGGSLDEDSAAARLLRDSPHGPVRPWVTAWYRRGTHANADASVRFTVDEDLVFALPPRPTGPGAPAMPERLIRHAPAILLEVKWRANSPPWLRDCLRNLEVFETQDSKFEQGMRWRLDAEMDLP
- a CDS encoding CotH kinase family protein codes for the protein MHRSPRLGAFATVVFTFTSACGGTEPIEGWSEESHGKNAAPAYAVVFPQEQVKRFDLIIAPADWQKMQDDMTAMAGEFGAGGGMGPGGGGGGPGGGGGGPGGGQIPVELTEPCVDKAAGDACTATFQGNTFTSTCEQGPGGAQLICRPQFGGGGGGAPGGGGGGDIIPNTPVYVPATFKFEGKTWPYIGVRMKGNSSLAQTWRSGVSKLPLRLNFDKFEDEHPETQDQRFYGFKTLSLGNGAADASLMRDKIASDIFRESGVPAPRTAFVALYVDHGEGTQYWGLYTLDEDIDNNSLLDGYFGEHKGALYEADGTGARWGTFDEASFDIQANEEIGWTPVQEAINALHSDRSDAAAWRARLEQKLNVQGFLKWLAVNTVVQNWDAYGAMSHNYYLYAHSQENGRLHWITWDHDRSMGEGMGRSTSLTYDTTDATWPLIRYLLDDPTYKADYTRYALEAANGVMAPEPFQARLRAAHELITPWVVGENAEQPGYTFLSSPQAFIDAFSGTNGLLGFAARRQGEVKAALGATP
- a CDS encoding SGNH/GDSL hydrolase family protein is translated as MSKNHFPSWFRQFAKTTLLMACAVHSGQAVGHGKAAVIDGWVGTWAVSPQASGDTFNAQTLRQIVRTSIGGSVVRVEVSNQFGSQPLRISNVRIALRGNGSSIVSGTDRAITFGGSTQITIPVGARLTSDPIQFQVPAFGDVAISMYLPAATGPATTHQTGQQTNYIAPGDVGSSVNLSNVSTTGSYYLLTNLDVQNPQALGSVVTLGASITDGVGSNFNGNDRWPNVLAKRLLQQGIQVGVLNQGISGNRSLADGAGLSAEHRFDTDVLDQPGVRWVIYSDDPINDLMASPQPTATQLIDVLKRLIAKAHQNQIEFFCSTLTPYEGTTGWTSSQEQVRQQFNSFVRSAASGCDAVIDQDTATHDPAKPTWFLPAFDTGDHLHPNVAGLAAIANAVDLGLFTAPPSTPLPPVQPPTECGALSPGQGLSRGQSLVSCDGRFSLTLQNDGNLVLYHGSTPLFSTGTVGSTAAEVLFQQDGNLVEYDSAGQILWQTRTAGQGGAMFYVQNDGNLVIYDSAGGPLWASNTVTPMAP